The Citrus sinensis cultivar Valencia sweet orange chromosome 4, DVS_A1.0, whole genome shotgun sequence DNA segment aGAATGAAGATTCAATGTTTATCTCTTTCTTCATCCCAATTATCCTAAGGTTTTAAAGATCTTATGCCACTTATCCGTTAGTGTTAATATATGATTACAATTTAACTatctttattcttaatttgttAACCACCAATTActtaatgaatttttctttggaaAAGATTAGATCATAATAGAATCTTAATCCATCTCACCTATTTAAATCACAAAGCTTCAATCATCAACGttagaaagaaaatcttgTTAAAAACTCATTAGAATTTAACTAtccttatttgaatttgattgaagaTGTACAAACACTAAAACAACTTACTCATCttaaaatgtattattatgattaaaagtttaaaccataaattagttattttgttactttttttagattttaaccGATTAGAAAAACTTTGCTTTATTTGTTTCTATCTCTTatgccaaaaacaaaaattcattttaattcataaaattcaaataaacagAGTTATTAGAAACCTCTAGatgaatttataattggttattattatttaagaaaatgcaaccaaaaaaaaaaaatgcatggaGCCCACTACCACCGCACTCGACGCAATTGGATAATAAAGACATCGAAGAAACAAAATGATCAATAAAATGGGTGGCCTATGAATTATCGCCATGAAAGCTTAAACTCTGTGCTGAGTTTTACGTTCAGAGAAAGAGAGATGATGATGAGTGGAGAAGGAGAAGGGAAGGTGGTGTGCGTAACAGGAGCTTCAGGTTTCATAGCTTCATGGCTTGTCAAGCTTTTACTTCAACGTGGTTACACCGTCAACGCCACCGTTCGTGACCCAAGTCGGTCCCTTTCTCTCTCTGTTTCTCAATAacttattatgtttttatttaattatcctttttttttttatgttaaagtTTGGAActttcctaaatttttttctggTCTTTGTTGTTATCTGATTGGTATGTAATGTTTTGAGTTTTgctatatttgtaatttgtaactGTTGCTTCTGCTCTTTCACTTTAAAAGTAAGTATTTGGTTAAACACTCACTCGTGAGTTACGAGTTGGGACTTGGCTGTCTTCTGTTTCACACTCGTCCTTTAGCTTTAACTCCTTAATCAACACTCAAACGACTTATCAGTTACCAATGAGACTTTGACCAGTGGGAGAGTTCTTGCACTTGCAAATTGCAATAGTGAGAGTAAAGGTTTGAGCGTTTATAAAAGTATTATGAGGGTTTGTTTCAGTCATCctttaattatcaaataattgagagGAGCCGCACGGATTTCATCCCAATTCTCGTAAATCAAAAGCACTTTCCTTCAACTATTTAGTCTTTCAACATTATAAGTCTggctaattttaattttcaattattctaATGATCTTTTATCTAGTGTGAATATCTCTAATTTTATCGTGTATTCATGTTTGCTCTTTGTGTTGcattatatgaatatttttgctATTATCAAAAGATTTTAAGAACAAATTAAGTGATAACCTTTTTGTGTACAttgaaaaagatattttttattgtattaccTTGTTTTCAACACATGAAATCCGATCAAGGAGTCGTCAATGAGGACAAttgtgataaaataaatttcttatcaATGAATCTTATAATTGTGATGTTTCAAAATtgcattatattttaaataaagtgcTAATCAGGTGTATGTGCTACTACACACCCCTTATGAAGCACAAATATGTGCATGGCAAGCTGCCAAGCTCCCACTTGGGGGTTTTCGGGTCCACAACACAGCTTCCCAAATAGGAGCTTGGCACATGTGTAGTCTCACACCTGatcatatttgattttaaatgtgCCTTAAATCGATCGAAATCCTAACTATGTCCCTATATGTCTCCAACATCTAGGAGTAAATTTCTGAGCTATATGTATCAACAATACCAGTAGACCTTAGATTACACTATATTGGTAGATGCTGAACCCcccccgccccccccccccccaacccaaaaaaaaagagagaaaaaaattactagtTTATGTGTAAAACCCACAACCCGCAGATAGTCCTAGAACAAAACACTTTGGAGAACTTGAAGGGACTAAGGAAAGGCTTCATTTATTCAAGGCAAACTTGTTGGAAGAAGGAACTTTCGATTCTGCTGTTGATGGATGTGTTGGTGTTTTCCATGTAGCATCCCCTGTTGTTCTTTCGAGCAATAACCCACAGGTTTATAATCTCAATTACTTTCcattaatttaactttcattaaatatgattaaattttgatattacaGTTCAAAAGAACTCTGTATGATAACTGCTTGGAACTTTCTTTCCATAATTCAGGCAGATATAGTTGAAACTGCTGTAAAGGGAACACTTAATGTTCTTAGATCTTGTGCAAAAGTGCATTCAATCAAGAGAGTAGTCTTAACCTCTTCCACGGCTGCAATGACACAAAATGGAAATCCTACGACCCCTGATGTAGTAATTGATGAAACTTGGTTTTCAAGTTCAGTTTTTTGCAAAGAGAATAAGGTGTGTAAATGTTTTAACTCACCTGTAGGATCGCAGCAAGATATTTACCTGTTAATctactttaattttctttcagaaGTGGTATCCTCTTGCAAAGACCTTAGCTGAAGAGGCTGCTTGGAAATTTGCAAGAGAGAATGGCATTGATTTGGTTGCAATAAATCCAGGAATAGTGATTGGTCCTTTCTTTCATCCAATCCTTAACTTTGGTGCAGACGTGATTCTGAACCTCATAAATGGTAATATTCAGCTACAATAGAGAAGTATGAATATCATTGATCATGCTCTTTCAcacaattttataagtttattaCAAAGAGGTTGAGGTTTTCTCAATGCAGGTGCTCAATCCTTCCCGAGCCCCTACAGATTCGTTGATATTAGAGATGTAGCATATGCACAAATTCAAGCTCTTGAGGTTCCTACAGCTAACGGAAGATATTTGTTAGTTGGAAGCGTGGTCCAGCTTTATGATATTCTAAAGTTTCTGCATGAACATTATCCTACTCTGCTGGTTGCTGGAAAGTATGTATCAGCAGCACTGTGTTTTTTGGTTGGCTTTTCAtataagttttttcttttgaagagtttgctttttctaagtacataaaataatatctgTTTACTGATGGCAGATTTGATGCGAAGTATGAGCCCACATGCAAAGTTTCTCAAGAAAGAGCAAAAAGTTTAGGCATCAATTTTACGCCTTGGGAGGTTGGTGTTAGGGATACTGTTGAAAGCTTGAAGGAGAAGGGTTTCcttagtagttgaatgatgcAAAGTATTGAGAGTAGTTGCGTATTTGGTTTCTTTCGCCACCtctaaaaaatttgaacttcTATTACTTTTTCAGCTGTGTTCAAATGATTGATAATCCACCCGATACAGCAATCATTGCAAAATCATATCATGCAAGACGTGACCAGGTGTTCATCAAGCTGTCCACAAGATCCTGGACTATTTATaggaaatattattattatacaataGTGTGGCACATTTGAAAGCAAACAATTTGCTTTCATAGTAATATCTGCCAGTTTTATGATGATAAACTGCTGCATAATGTCAAGCTATGAGAGCCTAGTATAGTTAAGAAGATTCTAATTTGTAAATGTGTCGAGATAAATAATCTTCCTCCTTAGCACATCTAGAGCAAATCTAAAGCATTGTCTTAAAAGGTGAGAATTTAAGTGGTTTTGAAGACCTTCCGAAAACGAAATCATGGATATTTTACAAGCATGACAGTgcaattaatgaaatttttgttaaaagacCCTAATTcaggttttaaaaaaaaatacctcaTCACCTGAATGGCCTGCGACATCTTGCTTCGGCTTCTGTGTCTGTATATCCCGTACCTGAATTACATTAGTTTTGCCCCAGTGTCTGAGTTTTTCAAAATGCATGAGTTCAAACATTCCCCTGCCCTATAGAATTGCTAATGTTAGAGATTTCATATATGCGCACATTCAAGCTCAGCTCCTGAGATTCCTGCAGCTAATTGCAGATGCATTTTAGCGTTATTAAGTTCTGAAGATTTTGCGTGAATATTGCCCTTCTTTGAACCTCAGGAATAGTATGTTTCAGTAGCAGTGTTCATTTTAACTTggcttatttatttgataactTGTTCTTTAAGTAAAAGAAAACCATGTGTTTGTTCATGGGCCATGGCAGATTTTAAGATGCAAATATAAGCCAATAAGCCAGTCTCTAAGGAGAAAGCGAAATGCAATTGGGTGAAGTTTGTTATGTTTGTTTTGCCGGCAGGAATGAGATTGCAATGAGCAAATTGCAACTAAATAAGACAGAAACAATGTTAAACCTTCGTTAATTTACGAGCAAAAAGCAATTGGGAAAttactcattaaaaaaatcatcaggGCCGCTctgacaatttaaaaaaaaaaaaagaaggaaaactAAGGGGATGCTAGTCGGGatgcttaaaaaattaaatagacaatgaaatgaccatgaaCATGTCAAAGTATTTGGCTGCAGCTTCTAGAAGCTACATTTAGAAGTGTGTTGATGTAGCAAATGTTGAAGGGTTAGGCGccaaggaagaaaaagaaggaagaaTGAAGAACATGTTGCAAAAGTTGATCTTGACAAATAATGGTTGGAACGCCAAAatgaaaggaagaaaaaggtTTTGAAGAAGTCACgagaagaataaagaaaatattaaaataatagccGATTTTGGCTATATAAAGGAAGCTCCCATCTTTAGTTTTTGCATCCAATCTTTGGTTTCTCTTCTTCATTCAGAGATTGTTTGTTTGGGGGTGTATTTGAGAATTAggtaagaaaaaattatttttgaaagagtgattgtaataattttttacataataaatatttttttttaattatcttgtgACAACGaccgtaatttttttttaaatttaaattttttaacgtaaattttgtattatttaatttttttttattaatttattacttaataaatttccTGGAGAAATCTTAGGAGGATactcaatttcctaacagaaCATAAGCCATAAAATGCTCAAACTTTACCTTGACTTTTCTTTCGGCACAAATTCACAGTAAGAGAAAGAGATGATGAGTGGAGAAGGAGAAGAGAAGGTGGTTTGTGTAACTGGAGCTTCAGGTTTCGTAGCTTCATGGCTTGTCAAGCTTTTACTTCAACGGGGTTACACTGTCAAAGCCACTGTTCGTGACCCAAGTCAGTATCTCTTTCTCACAgcagttttcttttcttttttccttttttcttttttctgttttttaaCTCTCTTTATCTATCCATGGAGTCGGAGATTTGTCACGTGGTGCATCTGACCCAACAAGATTTTTTCTTCTGTTCATGATTTTTGAGGATCTAATAAAATTTGGCGTTCTTAATATTTGATGGTGAAGATTTATTTGctgttatttttctctttaagcCTTTAAGGCATCATTTTTAAGAATGGAAGAGTTTTCAAATTACTCTTCAGGATATTCTATCATctaattaatgaatattacCACATTTAAAGATTAAGATGCTACTTAAAAAATGTAGCATTTGTCCttcctaaattttatttttagcagTGGACTGTTAGGCTTCTTATAAATTTGAAGCAGAGCAACTAAATAATTGGTAGACACCCACTTGATGGCTAATATTTACCGACCACCCAACCACTTATAATTGACAACAGTGAAGAGAATATCATTTCTATTAGTTCGTTTTTTCCTTGtgtttgtatatttatttatgttctcCCTCAGAATTAAGGCCgttgataattt contains these protein-coding regions:
- the LOC102629110 gene encoding uncharacterized protein LOC102629110 isoform X2; the encoded protein is MNYRHESLNSVLSFTFREREMMMSGEGEGKVVCVTGASGFIASWLVKLLLQRGYTVNATVRDPNSPRTKHFGELEGTKERLHLFKANLLEEGTFDSAVDGCVGVFHVASPVVLSSNNPQADIVETAVKGTLNVLRSCAKVHSIKRVVLTSSTAAMTQNGNPTTPDVVIDETWFSSSVFCKENKKWYPLAKTLAEEAAWKFARENGIDLVAINPGIVIGPFFHPILNFGADVILNLINGAQSFPSPYRFVDIRDVAYAQIQALEVPTANGRYLLVGSVVQLYDILKFLHEHYPTLLVAGKCRFDAKYEPTCKVSQERAKSLGINFTPWEMMSGEGEEKVVCVTGASGFVASWLVKLLLQRGYTVKATVRDPNSPKTEHLRELDGATERLHLFKANLLEEGSFDSAVDGCDGVFHTASPVIFSSDNPQADIVDPAVMGTLNVLRSCAKVHSIKRVVLTSSIGAMLLNETPMTPDVVIDETWFSNPVLCKENKEWYSLAKTLAEEAAWKFAKENGIDLVAIHPGTVIGPFFQPILNFGAEVILNLINGDQSFAFPYIFVEIRDVVYAHIRALEVPKASGRYLLAGSVAQHSDILKFLREHYPTLLRSGKLEEKYQPTIKVSQERAKSLGINFTPWEVGVRGCIESLMEKGFLS